One window of Campylobacter sp. RM12651 genomic DNA carries:
- the flgH gene encoding flagellar basal body L-ring protein FlgH: MKKSYIKYFVFSLLISGCGLADPQMDMKAPTYVEQIEPKADNNLGSPGSLFGKGSNPLFSDNKAMNVNDIVTIIIKEDTSQSSKASKSTNKSSNANLNSGVFAGLLSSLNKSADIGFQTKNNSDFSGSGQASRNEKFQTTISARVIKVLANGNYFIEGKRQLLINGEKQIVQISGVIRPYDITGQNTIESKYIADAKILYSTQGEIDKATKKPWGTKAVETIWPF, encoded by the coding sequence ATGAAAAAAAGTTACATAAAATATTTTGTTTTCTCTTTGTTAATTTCAGGTTGTGGTTTGGCTGATCCGCAAATGGATATGAAAGCTCCAACATATGTAGAGCAAATTGAACCTAAGGCTGATAATAATTTAGGAAGTCCAGGCTCACTTTTTGGAAAAGGCTCTAATCCACTTTTTAGCGATAATAAAGCTATGAATGTAAATGATATAGTTACGATAATTATTAAAGAAGACACAAGCCAAAGTAGCAAAGCTAGTAAAAGCACGAATAAATCTTCTAATGCTAATTTAAATTCCGGAGTTTTTGCAGGATTATTATCAAGTCTTAATAAATCAGCAGATATTGGCTTTCAAACAAAAAATAATTCAGACTTTAGTGGTAGCGGTCAAGCTAGTAGAAATGAAAAATTTCAAACAACAATTAGTGCTAGAGTAATAAAGGTATTGGCTAATGGAAATTATTTTATTGAAGGAAAAAGACAATTATTAATAAACGGAGAAAAACAAATCGTTCAAATCTCTGGAGTAATTAGACCTTATGATATAACAGGTCAAAACACAATTGAGAGCAAATACATAGCAGACGCTAAAATACTTTATTCAACTCAAGGCGAAATTGATAAAGCTACTAAAAAACCTTGGGGAACAAAAGCAGTTGAAACTATTTGGCCTTTTTAA
- a CDS encoding AtpZ/AtpI family protein → MHNEENKRAKKVKSVIDAANHLSLGISIVVAVLIGVGLGLLLAKIYKPLFFVGLAFGIAAAISNVYKAYKLLLKINEDDKK, encoded by the coding sequence GTGCATAACGAAGAAAATAAAAGAGCTAAAAAAGTAAAAAGTGTAATAGATGCTGCAAATCATCTAAGCTTAGGTATTAGCATTGTAGTTGCAGTGCTAATTGGCGTTGGCTTAGGGCTTTTACTAGCTAAGATTTATAAGCCTTTATTTTTCGTAGGACTTGCGTTTGGAATAGCAGCTGCAATTTCAAATGTATATAAGGCTTATAAATTATTATTAAAAATCAACGAAGATGATAAGAAATAA